From Dryobates pubescens isolate bDryPub1 chromosome 22, bDryPub1.pri, whole genome shotgun sequence, the proteins below share one genomic window:
- the PAK6 gene encoding serine/threonine-protein kinase PAK 6, which translates to MFRKKKKKRPEISAPQNFEHRVHTSFDPKEGKFVGLPPQWQNILDTLRRPKPVVDPSRITRMQLQPMKTVVRGSTVEVEGYISGILNDIQKLSAISSNTLRGRSPTSRRRAQSLGLLGEERPPDMYLQSPEADWADKYGNYLNCNGGTKVTRRQTMWPDYKPRLEGQSHPNGMVMKAQSLGPSEFQSADGSCLQRASALQHMPALPGESDKMGKRNSEECWPQPCLLRQTNSRPSGEGSPSSKSRENSLKRRLLRSVFPSSGSSNKLGPSLQMKPNAFFRPQQWGSPRSPAAKALSLPSDQPASDFPRMTSEAGTPQKSPTVEKVAAVPPGRPSPAGSPRNRQTQTSSSNLHLPQDSSVKGQLASEDPVVVTHEQFKAALRMVVDQGDPRSMLENYVKIGEGSTGIVCIAREKHSGRQVAVKMMDLRKQQRRELLFNEVVIMRDYQHVNVVEMYKSYLVGEELWVLMEFLQGGALTDIVSQIRLNEEQIATVCESVLQALTYLHSQGVIHRDIKSDSILLTLDGRVKLSDFGFCAQISKDVPKRKSLVGTPYWMAPEVIARIPYTTEVDIWSLGIMVIEMVDGEPPYFSDSPVQAMKRLRDSPPPKLKNFHRTSPVLRDFLERMLTRDPLERATAQELLDHPFLLQTGLPECLVPLIQQYRKRTSTC; encoded by the exons ATGTTCcgcaagaagaagaagaaacgcCCGGAGATCTCGGCTCCGCAGAACTTCGAGCACCGTGTCCACACTTCCTTTGACCCAAAGGAGGGCAAATTCGTGGGCCTGCCCCCACAATGGCAGAATATTCTGGACACACTGAGGCGTCCCAAGCCAGTGGTCGACCCTTCCAGGATCACAAGGATGCAACTCCAGCCTATGAAG ACCGTGGTGAGGGGCAGCACGGTGGAAGTGGAAGGCTACATCTCTGGGATCCTCAACGACATCCAGAAGCTTTCTGCCATCAGTTCTAATACCCTGAGGGGAAGGAGCCCCACCAGCAGGAGAAGAGCACAGTCCCTCGGGCTCTTGGGTGAAGAGAGACCTCCAGACATGTATCTTCAGAGTCCCGAAGCTGACTGGGCAGACAAATATGGAAACTACCTCAACTGCAACGGTGGGACCAAGGTGACCCGCAGGCAGACTATGTGGCCAGATTACAAACCCCGCCTGGAAGGACAGTCTCACCCCAATGGTATGGTCATGAAAGCACAGTCCCTCGGGCCTTCAGAGTTCCAGAGTGCTGatggcagctgcctccagcgtgcctctgctctgcagcacatgcCGGCGCTGCCTGGGGAGAGTGACAAGATGGGAAAGAGAAACTCAGAAGAGTGCTGGCCTCAGCCTTGTCTCCTACGACAGACAAACTCCAGGCCCTCAggggagggcagccccagctccaagtCAAGGGAGAACAgcttgaagaggaggctgctgcgCAGTGTGTTCCCCTCATCTGGCAGCTCAAACAAGTTgggtccttccctgcagatgaAG CCTAATGCTTTCTTCAGGCCCCAGCAGTGGGGTTCACCacgcagccctgcagccaaagCCCTGTCTCTTCCATCAGACCAGCCTGCATCTGATTTCCCCAGGATGACCTCAGAAGCTGGAACCCCCCAGAAGTCCCCAACGGTGGAGAAGGTGGCTGCAGTGCCACCAGGCAGGCCGTCACCGGCAGGTTCACCCAGGAACCGGCAGACTCAGACCAGTTCTAGCAACCTTCACCTTCCTCAGGACTCTTCTGTGAAAGGGCAGCTGGCCAGTGAAGACCCAGTGGTTGTGACTCATGAGCAGTTCAAAGCTGCCCTTAGGATGGTTGTGGACCAGGGGGATCCCCGGTCGATGCTGGAGAACTATGTAAAGATTGGTGAAGGGTCCACAGGCATCGTCTGCATCGCTCGAGAGAAGCACTCggggaggcaggtggcagtgAAAATGATGGacctgaggaagcagcagcgCAGGGAGCTCCTGTTTAATGAG GTGGTGATAATGAGGGACTATCAACATGTCAATGTGGTGGAGATGTACAAGAGCTATCTAGTGGGAGAGGAACTCTGGGTGCTGATGGAATTCCTACAGGGGGGAGCCCTCACAGACATTGTGTCTCAGATCAG gCTAAATGAAGAGCAAATTGCAACAGTGTGTGAAtcagtgctgcaggctctgaCCTATCTTCACTCTCAGGGGGTCATTCACCGAGACATTAAGAGCGACTCCATTCTTCTGACGCTGGATGGGAGG GTCAAACTCTCAGATTTTGGCTTCTGTGCTCAGATCAGTAAAGATGTACCCAAAAGGAAGTCCCTAGTAGGTACTCCTTACTGGATGGCTCCAGAAGTTATTGCAAGGATACCATACACTACTGAG GTGGATATCTGGTCTCTGGGGATCATGGTGATAGAGATGGTGGATGGAGAACCCCCATATTTTAGTGACTCACCAGTCCAAGCAATGAAGAGACTCCGTGACAGTCCTCCTCCCAAGCTGAAAAACTTCCACAGG ACCTCCCCAGTTCTGAGAGACTTTTTGGAAAGGATGCTGACCCGGGATCCACTGGAAAGAGCAACGGCACAAGAACTTCTGGACCACCCCTTTCTGCTCCAGACAGGACTTCCAGAGTGCCTGGTGCCCCTCATCCAGCAGTACAGGAAGCGCACCTCCACCTGCTGA